DNA from Pseudomonas putida:
TCGACTCAAGCTTGGCATCGTCGCCGAACGCAGCTACAGCGTTCAAATCGACGAAATCCTCCGCCAGCTACCCGACACAGCGTTGAGCCGTCATTACGGCAATGACGCTACCGCCAATTTGCTACAAATGCAGCGCTTGGGCCGCCTTCAACTGGTCCTGGGCTACTGGCCGGAAATGCGCTATCTGATTCAGGCTCAGGGCAATAACCCGGACGAGTATGCTTTTCACCCGATCCAAGGTGTGAACCGCTATCAGTTTCTGCATGTGGGCTGCTCCGATACGCCCCAGGGGCGCGAAGCCATCAGTCAGATCGATCACCTGCTGCCTGCCCTGCGTCGCGAGACACTGCCAGAATTCTATGCCCGCTGGCTGGCCCCTGAAGAGCATGAGCAGTACCTGGCCGACAGTCAGCACTTTTTCGATACCCAGGCCGACAGCCCCGAGGAACACTGAGCTGGGCGATTGGCTGTAAAAAAAGAAACCCCGGGCGCAGGAAGGAACGCCCAGGGTCGAACGAAAGTCAGGGGACTTTCAGGAGCAGTCTTCAGCACCGGAGCAAAGCGCTGTCGACCTGCTCTTACCGATTCTGATGAAACCCTCAGACAAAGGTTCCGGAAAATGCTCGCTGATGCTGCAAGGCAGCGATCACACAAGGTTGCAGACGCCCTTCAGCGATCTGCAGGTCTCGGTGCAGGCCATCGACCAGGTCAACCAGCAAGCGCTGGTCCTCCAGCTGGCGCAGGCTGACCGAACGCCTGAGCGTCACATCACCCTGCTGATCGATCACACTGAGTTGGCGGTTGCCGCTGGCGTCTGTTTCGCCGAGCAGGGCATGGTAAGGGGTCAAGGCGTCGTTGAGCAGTTTGCAGATTCTTTCCATCCGGCGTACTCACTGTTCGAGGAAGCTATCGGAACTGACCACCAGACGCCGTGCAAAGTTCGCTCATGCCGCGCCGGTATCAGTGAGCATGCGCGGGGTACATGACAGTTTGAATATGTCCCTCGGACCCTTGATGGATACGCTCCAGAGCCCGTTGCAGGCTCGGCATCACCAATGGCCAGGACAGCTCGCCGACAACCCGAACGCCCTGGCGTCGGGCCTCCCGGGCCAGACCTTCGCCATGATCGGTTGATTGTCCGACGAACAATAACGCACAAGGCCGCTGCGCCTGCGCCACCTGCCGGAGCAGGGTTCGGCCGCAATGCACCGGCAAGCCATGATCGAGGATCAGCAGATCAACGATTCCCCGCTGGGATAAGCAGCCCTTTGCCTCGGCCAGGTCCTGGGCTACACGCACATTGAAGACGCCTTGTGCATTGCAGGCCTGGTGCAGCGAGATATCGTGGGAAGGTCGTGCGTGAATCAGTACGTTGAGCCAATGCATGAACCGCTCCTGGAGTAGCACTACGCCCTTGTGGATAGGCGAGTCACTCTAGAAGGCCCCATGCAACGGCAGGAATAGGAAATTACTTAAGCTTCTGAAGAAAGATCCGACTCATCGCGTGGAGGCGAGTAGGACGCCGCCCGGGGCCGCTGCGCGCCCCCGGACGGGTTGAGTCTTAGAGCGGTTTGCCGCGGTTGCCGTGCTGGGCGACGAAGGCCTGGACGGCCTTCAGGTCGTTGGCCAGGACCGTGCAACGCTCGTCACGGCTGAACAGGTCGCTCAGGTGCGCTGGCAGCTCGAGGGCCTTGCCGACGCCTGCCTTTTCCACCGCGTCCGGGAACTTGACCGGATGCGCGGTACCCAGAATGACCATCGGCGTATCCAGACTGCGACGGCACTCACGGGCGGCCTTGACGCCGATCGCGGTGTGCGGATCAAGCACCTCGCCGGTACTGGCAAACACTTCGGCGATGGTCTCGCAGGTCTGCTCATCAGTCACGGCCAGCGAATCGAACAGCTTGCGCGCTTCGGTCCAGCGGTCCTGTTCGACACTGAAGCCCCCGCCCTGCTTGAAACGCTCCATCAGCTCGGCGATGGCGGCACCACTGCGCCCATGCAGGTCGAACAGCAGGCGCTCGAAGTTGGAGGAGACCATGATGTCCATCGATGGCGACAGGGTCGGATGCAGGGTGTCCTTGACGTACTGGTTGCCGCTCATGAAGCGGTGCAGGATGTCGTTGCGGTTGGTCGCCACGATCAGTTGGCTGATCGGCAGGCCCATGTTGCGCGCCAGGTAGCCGGCAAAGATATCGCCGAAGTTACCCGTCGGGACCGAGAAGGCCACCGAGCGGGCCGGGCCACCCAGCTGCAGCGCTGCATGGAAGTAGTAGACGATCTGGGCCATGATCCGCGCCCAGTTGATCGAGTTCACGGCGACCAGACGGGTGCCCTTGAGGAACGACTGGTCCGCGAAGCTGGCCTTGACCATTTCCTGGCAGTCGTCGAAGTTGCCTTCGATGGCGATGTTGTGGATGTTGTCGCCGAAGATGGTCGTCATCTGGCGACGCTGCACCTCCGAGACACGCTGGTGCGGGTGCAGGATGAAGATGTCGACGTTGTCGCAGCGGCGGCAACCTTCGATGGCGGCGGAGCCGGTGTCACCGCTGGTGGCCCCGATGATCACCACGCGCTCGCCGCGCTTGGCCAGGACGTGGTCGAGCAGGCGGCCGAGCAGTTGCAAGGCGAAGTCCTTGAACGCCAGGGTCGGGCCGTGGAACAGCTCCATCACCCACTCGTTGCCCGCCAACTGGCGCAGCGGCGCGACGGCGGCATGAGCGAACTCGCCGTAGGTTTCTTCGAGGATCTTCTTGAAGTCGGCGTCAGCGATGCTGCCATCGACGAACGGGCGCATCACCCGGAAAGCCAGCTCGTGGTACGGCAGGCCAGCCCACGAAGCGATCTCTTCCTGGGTGAAGCGTGGCAGGTTCTCCGGCACGTACAGACCGCCATCGCTGGCGAGGCCTGCCAGCAGGACGTCTTCGAAATTCAGGGCCGGTGCCTGGCCGCGGGTACTGATATAGCGCATGGGTGCAAACCTTCGGTTCTGGGCGCGGGCCGCCGTCGCGGCCCGCCACTGACATTAATTGAGCTGTTCGACGCGGATGCGCACGACCTTGCCGACCACGTCCTGCAGGGCTTCCAGGGCGACGATGGCGTCGTTGATGCGCTGCTCCACCACGCGGTGGGTCAGGAGGATCATCGGCACCAGGCCGTCTTGCTCCTCGGCTTCCTTCTGCATGATCGACTCGATGTTGATGCCACGCTCGGAGAGGATGCTCGCCACCTGGGCCAGTACGCCCGGATGGTCCTTGGCCTGGATGCGCAGGTAGTAGGCGCTTTCACAGGCTTCGATCGGCAGGATCGGGTGAG
Protein-coding regions in this window:
- a CDS encoding TIGR02285 family protein, translated to MRGIARRLLGLLIILCAMLPVLGQSKERLVWLVRDLPPFTIFEGTAKGQGVVDNLLPRLIAQMPEYDHSIVRVNRARGIQMLQEPSFTCDPTLLWTPERAKFVHYSIPSLGVLSSGVVIRKQDQALLAPFLDNQQVDLKRLLGQTRLKLGIVAERSYSVQIDEILRQLPDTALSRHYGNDATANLLQMQRLGRLQLVLGYWPEMRYLIQAQGNNPDEYAFHPIQGVNRYQFLHVGCSDTPQGREAISQIDHLLPALRRETLPEFYARWLAPEEHEQYLADSQHFFDTQADSPEEH
- a CDS encoding DUF3509 domain-containing protein, which codes for MERICKLLNDALTPYHALLGETDASGNRQLSVIDQQGDVTLRRSVSLRQLEDQRLLVDLVDGLHRDLQIAEGRLQPCVIAALQHQRAFSGTFV
- the thrC gene encoding threonine synthase → MRYISTRGQAPALNFEDVLLAGLASDGGLYVPENLPRFTQEEIASWAGLPYHELAFRVMRPFVDGSIADADFKKILEETYGEFAHAAVAPLRQLAGNEWVMELFHGPTLAFKDFALQLLGRLLDHVLAKRGERVVIIGATSGDTGSAAIEGCRRCDNVDIFILHPHQRVSEVQRRQMTTIFGDNIHNIAIEGNFDDCQEMVKASFADQSFLKGTRLVAVNSINWARIMAQIVYYFHAALQLGGPARSVAFSVPTGNFGDIFAGYLARNMGLPISQLIVATNRNDILHRFMSGNQYVKDTLHPTLSPSMDIMVSSNFERLLFDLHGRSGAAIAELMERFKQGGGFSVEQDRWTEARKLFDSLAVTDEQTCETIAEVFASTGEVLDPHTAIGVKAARECRRSLDTPMVILGTAHPVKFPDAVEKAGVGKALELPAHLSDLFSRDERCTVLANDLKAVQAFVAQHGNRGKPL
- a CDS encoding response regulator, translated to MHWLNVLIHARPSHDISLHQACNAQGVFNVRVAQDLAEAKGCLSQRGIVDLLILDHGLPVHCGRTLLRQVAQAQRPCALLFVGQSTDHGEGLAREARRQGVRVVGELSWPLVMPSLQRALERIHQGSEGHIQTVMYPAHAH